A stretch of DNA from Bremerella alba:
ATCGAGATTGGTCTTTTCCAGATCGCGGTCGATCATCGAGTACTTTTCCTGATCGGTATCCAACTGACCGAACTGGCGATACGCGTTCATTTCTTCCTGGGTCGCGTTGCAAACACCGATCGCGCGGATTTTGCCTTCCTTCTTAAGTTCCATCAGCGTTTCCATCCGCTCGGCGATTGGCGTGTCGTCCATTTGCCAGTGCGTTTGGTAAAGGTCGATCACGTCGGTTTGCAGAAGTTTCAGGCTCCGTTCGACTTCTTCGCGGATTCCATCCTTCCCGCTGTAGATATAAACGTCGAAGCTCTCTTCGGTCTTTTCACCGCTCCAGTCGACATTGTGCTTCGTGGTGCTGAACCGCTTGGTGGCCCGCTTCTTCTGGGCGTCGCTCAAGTCCCATCGCATGCTGCACTTGGTGGCGACGAGCACCTTTTCGCGGCGATCGGCGATTGCCTTACCGACGATTTCTTCGCTGACGCCGAAGCCATACATCGGGGCGGTATCAATCAGATTGCCGCCCGCATCAAGGTAGGCGTGAATCGCCGCGATCGATTCTTTCTCGTCGGCTCCACCCCAAGTCCAGCCACCGATTGCCCAGGCTCCAAAAGCGACAACGGATGCGTCGATACCTGATTTTCCGAGAGGACGTGTCTTCATGATGCTCTTTCTGTTTCGGGGATGGGTGGCTGGGTGGAACGTAAGCGTGAATGCCAGGAAGCATTACACTCGCAGAACGATCTTACCGAATTGTTCGCCTTGTTCCATCCGGGCCAACGCTTCGTTACCTTGGGCCAAGCTGAAGACCTGGTCGATCACTGGGC
This window harbors:
- a CDS encoding aldo/keto reductase, which codes for MKTRPLGKSGIDASVVAFGAWAIGGWTWGGADEKESIAAIHAYLDAGGNLIDTAPMYGFGVSEEIVGKAIADRREKVLVATKCSMRWDLSDAQKKRATKRFSTTKHNVDWSGEKTEESFDVYIYSGKDGIREEVERSLKLLQTDVIDLYQTHWQMDDTPIAERMETLMELKKEGKIRAIGVCNATQEEMNAYRQFGQLDTDQEKYSMIDRDLEKTNLDYCAKQELAFLAYSPLSQGLLTGKVTPERKYDEGDQRNFKPRFEAENVRKVQAMLEPMRSIAEKHDATLAQLTMAWTLAQRGCSHVLCGARTPQQAVDNAKSGSIELSDGELAEITKAVESYDGV